A stretch of the Tachysurus fulvidraco isolate hzauxx_2018 chromosome 18, HZAU_PFXX_2.0, whole genome shotgun sequence genome encodes the following:
- the LOC113663623 gene encoding serum amyloid P-component-like, which translates to MKRLVVLLSLFLLAATEKQDLLGKMFTFPVESNRHHVSLSPLLENETNFTCITVCLRAFSDLDRSQSLFSLALPESDNAFFIYKPKREVYCLHVGGLSVDFWGLEDELNVWNSVCATWDGKTGLGQMWVNGKPSTRKGFSRLGSLSGTPKIILGQDQDSYGGGFDINQSFVGMLTDVHMWNSVLSPSEISQYMHDRWYQSGNVLNWDSLEFSKIGYVITESVKTTQKLKIES; encoded by the exons ATGAAGAGACTTGTGGTTCTACTCTCCTTGTTTCTCCTTGCCGCTACTGAAAAACAAG ATCTTTTAGGTAAAATGTTCACCTTTCCTGTGGAGTCCAATCGCCACCACGTGAGTCTCAGTCCTCTGCTGGAGAATGAGACAAATTTCAcatgtataactgtgtgtttgcgtgcCTTCTCCGACCTTGACCGAAGCCAGAGCCTTTTTTCGTTAGCTCTCCCGGAATCTGATAatgccttttttatttacaagcCCAAACGAGAAGTTTATTGTTTACATGTGGGAGGCTTGTCTGTGGACTTTTGGGGCTTGGAAGATGAACTAAATGTCTGGAATTCGGTCTGCGCTACCTGGGACGGGAAAACAGGTCTCGGTCAGATGTGGGTGAACGGAAAACCGAGCACAAGAAAAGGGTTCTCTCGCTTAGGCTCTCTAAGCGGAACTCCAAAAATCATTCTGGGTCAAGATCAAGATTCTTATGGTGGAGGATTTGATATTAACCAGTCATTTGTGGGCATGTTGACCGATGTTCACATGTGGAACTCTGTTTTGTCTCCTAGCGAGATTTCGCAATATATGCACGATAGATGGTATCAGTCTGGAAATGTTCTTAACTGGGACTCTTTGGAATTTAGCAAAATTGGGTATGTGATTACTGAAAGTGTAAAAACTactcaaaaattaaaaattgaatCTTAA
- the LOC113663630 gene encoding serum amyloid P-component-like, with protein sequence MKRLVVLLSLFLLAATEKQDLLGKMFTFPVESNRHHVSLSPLLENETNFTCITVCLRAFSDLSRGQTLFSLALPESDNAFVIYKPKREVYRLHVGKPSVDFWGLEDELNVWNSVCATWDGKTGLSQMWVNGKPSTRKGFSRLGSLSGTPKIILGQDQDSYGGGFNITQSFVGMLTDVHMWNSVLSPSEISQYMHDGWYQSGNVLNWDSLEFSKIGYVIIESVKTTQKISIV encoded by the exons ATGAAGAGACTTGTGGTTCTACTCTCCTTGTTTCTCCTCGCCGCTACTGAAAAACAAG ATCTTTTAGGTAAAATGTTCACCTTTCCTGTGGAGTCCAATCGCCACCACGTGAGTCTCAGTCCTCTGCTGGAGAATGAGACAAATTTCAcatgtattactgtgtgtctgcgtgcctTCTCCGACCTTTCCCGAGGCCAGACCCTTTTTTCATTAGCTCTCCCAGAATCTGATAATGCCTTTGTTATTTACAAGCCCAAACGAGAAGTTTATCGTTTACATGTGGGAAAACCGTCTGTGGATTTTTGGGGCTTGGAAGATGAACTAAATGTCTGGAATTCGGTCTGCGCTACCTGGGACGGGAAAACAGGTCTCAGTCAGATGTGGGTGAACGGAAAACCGAGCACAAGAAAAGGGTTCTCTCGCTTAGGTTCTTTAAGCGGAACTCCAAAAATCATTCTGGGTCAAGATCAAGATTCTTATGGTGGAGGATTTAACATTACCCAGTCATTTGTGGGCATGTTGACTGATGTTCACATGTGGAACTCTGTTTTGTCTCCTAGTGAGATTTCACAATATATGCACGATGGATGGTATCAGTCTGGAAATGTTCTTAACTGGGACTCTTTGGAATTTAGCAAAATTGGGTATGTGATTATTGAAAGTGTAAAAACTACTCAAAAAATCAGTATTGTTTAG
- the LOC113663582 gene encoding serum amyloid P-component-like — translation MKRLVVLLSLFLLAATEKQDLLGKMLTFPVESKRHHVILSPLLDETNFTCITVCLRAFSDLSRGQTLFSLALPESDNAFVIYKPKREVYRLHVGEPSVDFWGLEDELNVWNSVCATWDGKTGLSQMWVNGKPSTRKGFSRLGSLSGTPKIILGQDQDSYGGGFDISQSFVGMLTDVHMWNSVLSPSEISQYMHDRWYQSGNVLNWDSLEFSKIGYVITESVKTTQKLKIV, via the exons ATGAAGAGACTTGTGGTTCTACTCTCCTTGTTTCTCCTTGCCGCTACTGAAAAACAAG ATCTTTTAGGTAAAATGCTCACCTTTCCTGTGGAGTCCAAACGCCACCACGTGATTCTCAGTCCTCTGCTGGATGAGACGAATTTCAcatgtattactgtgtgtctgcgtgcctTCTCCGACCTTTCCCGAGGCCAGACCCTTTTTTCGTTAGCTCTCCCAGAATCTGATAATGCCTTTGTTATTTACAAGCCCAAACGAGAAGTTTATCGTTTACATGTGGGAGAACCGTCTGTGGATTTTTGGGGCTTGGAAGATGAACTAAATGTCTGGAATTCGGTCTGCGCTACCTGGGACGGGAAAACAGGTCTCAGTCAGATGTGGGTGAACGGAAAACCGAGCACAAGAAAAGGGTTCTCTCGCTTAGGCTCTTTAAGCGGAACTCCAAAAATCATTCTGGGTCAAGATCAAGATTCTTATGGTGGAGGATTTGACATTTCCCAGTCATTTGTGGGCATGTTGACCGATGTTCACATGTGGAACTCTGTTTTGTCTCCTAGTGAGATTTCACAATATATGCACGATAGATGGTATCAGTCTGGAAATGTTCTTAACTGGGACTCTTTGGAATTTAGCAAAATTGGGTATGTGATTACTGAAAGTGTAAAAACTactcaaaaattaaaaattgtttaG
- the LOC113663641 gene encoding PAK4-inhibitor inka2-like produces MRSFDSLQHWTYPSMPQLVAQEFFTIRRGNKAGIHVGLVVLSQGSPCSEKSVDFDSGYSEASWQDEGVVLRRTRNVRVSSSACVRTNRIRPKSTSDACLERWTSFEASEPEDWTASLLTRGRNRQPLVLGDNSFADLIKNWMDLPECPDVTDVKPNSSSKLAKDFLVNVRRKLAIMSKGIDGRGKSAEPCTKRMSCPVGFQIPKPFFHQSHTGLHQMETDFYQFSALMKSGSRQKDTQQHRYAD; encoded by the exons ATGCGGTCATTTGACAGCCTGCAGCACTGGACTTACCCGTCAATGCCCCAACTGGTTGCCCAGGAGTTCTTCACGATCCG GAGAGGGAATAAAGCAG ggatccatgtggggttggtcgttctgtctcAGGGTTCACCATGTAGTGAGAAGAGCGTGGACTTCGATTCAGGATATTCAGAGGCATCTTGGCAAGATGAGGGTGTGGTTCTGCGCCGCACAAGGAACGTACGGGTTTCGTCCTCTGCCTGTGTCCGCACTAACCGCATTCGGCCCAAATCGACCTCGGATGCATGTCTGGAACGCTGGACCTCATTTGAGGCCAGTGAACCTGAGGACTGGACCGCATCCCTTTTGACTAGAGGCCGCAACAGGCAGCCTCTCGTGCTGGGAGACAACAGCTTTGCCGACCTCATTAAAAACTGGATGGACCTTCCCGAATGTCCTGACGTGACTGATGTAAAACCAAACTCAAGCAGCAAACTAGCCAAAGACTTTCTAGTTAACGTGAGACGGAAACTAGCCATCATGTCTAAGGGAATAGACGGGCGAGGAAAGTCTGCTGAGCCTTGCACAAAGCGGATGTCATGTCCTGTAGGGTTTCAGATTCCAAAGCCTTTCTTTCACCAGTCACACACTGGACTGCACCAGATGGAAACAGACTTTTACCAGTTCAGTGCCCTCATGAAGAGTGGGagcagacaga AAGACACTCAGCAGCACCGATATGCAGATTGA